The sequence GATGACGGATTTATATCACTTCAACTCTCGTATGAAAACAAACAAAACGAAGCCGTAAAAGTTGAAGCGTATAATGATAATGTTTTATTAGAAAATGAAGGCAAAATAAAGCACAATACTGAGCTCAGAATAAATGTAATTTCTGGAATTTATGGCGCCAGCAAACCTAATTTGTTTTATAAAATTAATGGAGGGAAAAACTATTTTCCAATTTCAAATGGAACAATCGTTTTAAACAATTTAAATAGTGGCTACCATTCGATAGAGATTTTTAAACATGATGGTGCCAATTATGATGAGGTTTCAAGTTTTGAATTTAAAGTCGCTCAACCTTGGTATTTTTCTTTTTGGATGATTCTGCTTTATTTGCTCGTTGTTGGTGCAGTATTATTCTTTTACTACAAATGGAACAAACTCCGTTATACGCAAAAATTAAAACTTCAAGCAGAAGAACTGAAGCATCAGCGTGAAATTCTGGAAATGGAATTAAAAAAAGAAAATGAATTGAATATTCAGGAATATGAAAAACACATTCTTGAATTAGAATTGCAGACCAAATCCTCTGAAGTTGCTGGAAAATCTTTGTCTATAGCGAAGCAAAGTGAAATGATTGATAAAATTCAGAATATTTTAGACTCAGAAAAAGATTTTAATAAACTGAAAAGTGAAATCAAAAAAGCCATCAAAATTAATGAGGTCAATAAACACGAATGGGAGATTTTTGAAACCAATTTGAATCAGATCCATAATGAGTTTATTATAAATCTTTCTAAAAAGTTTCCAAATCTTACTCCAAAAGATATAAAGCTCTGCGTTTATCTTAAAATGAACCTTTCTTCCAAGGAAATTGCACCTATGATGAACATCTCCTTTAGAGGCGTGGAATTGCACAGATATCGTTTAAGAAAGAAACTTAATCTAAATCAGGAGGAAAACCTGTCAAAGTTTTTATTAACTCTGTAAGATTCGCATTTAAATTTTAAAAATATTCTATTTTTTCAGTTCTTTTTTTATAGAATTCCAATACATCATTACTACATCATAAGGTTATGTTAAAGAAAATATATTAACATTTATAATGCTGATTTTTAGTAATATATGAATGTTTTTTAACATAATGATGTAGCTATGTAGTAGTGCAAATTGATGTACTACAACGTTGTAATTGTTTAATTTGGCTCTACTAACTTAAACGATTACGTACTGTATGAAAAATTTTATTTTTAGCTTTTTAGCGCTCTTGTTGCTGCCTACATATATGATGGGGCAGGCTCAAGCAATTAAAGGGAAAGTAGTAGACAGTAATGGAATGGGAGTTCCAGGAGCAATAATTAGCGCTCCAGAATCCAGAACATCTGCTGATGCTGACTTCGATGGTAATTTTACCATTAATGCTAAAGTTGGAGAAACTCTAAAAATCTCTATGCTTGGTTTTGATTCTGTTTCTGTGCCAGCTACTGCAGGAGCAATGTCAATTACTCTAAAAGAAGCAGGCGATACTGCTTTAAAAGAAGTTGTGGTTATTGGTTATGGAACAAGAAAGAAAGTAGATAACACTACTGCTATTTCATCTATTAAAGCAGAGGAAATTACTAAAACGAAAGTAATAAACGCTTCACAAGCTATTCAAGGTAAAGCGGCTGGTGTTCAGGTAATTTCGTCTGATTTGCCAGGGAGCACCCCTTCTGTTGTTATTAGAGGTTTAGGAACGGCATTAGGAGGAAGAAATCCTCTATATATTGTTGATGGTATGCAGACAGAAAACATCAACAATATCAACGCAAATGATATTACCTCTTATGAAATCTTAAAAGATGCCTCTGCATTAGCAATCTACGGAACTCGTGCTGCAAATGGAGTTATCATTATTACAACTAAAAAAGGTACAGGAGATAAAGTTTCTGTAGAAATAGAAAGTTTTGGAGGTGTAAGACAGCCACTTAAGAAAGTTAAGATGGCAGGAAGCAATAAATATGCTTATTACTCAAACGCTGCTTTGCAATCTACAACCTTTTCTCAGGATCAGCCTGTAAATACGGATTGGTTTGATGAAATTACAAGAACCGGAAGTTATACTCAAAATAACGTTTCAATTTCAGGATCTTCAGAACATATCAAGTATTTTTTCAGTTTAGGAAACTACGAAGAAAAAGCTGTTTTAAATGGACTTGATTACGGAAGAACTACTTTTAGAAATAATAATGAATACAAAATTTCTAAAAAACTTACTTTGAATCAAACTTTTAGCTTTACATCAGCTAATTCTTCTCCAAAACCATTAAGTGCATTTACAAATGCTTACAAACAATCTCCTATTGTACCGGTTTATTTTCCTGATGGCAAATATGGTGTATCTCGTGTAGGTGATAATGGTTTTGCAAGTGAAACAGGTTCTTCATTTAATAATGTTGGAAATCCAGTTGCTCAATTGGATTTTTATGACGAACAACAAAAAAGTGTGACACTTCAAGGTGGATTGAAGTTAGATTATGAAATCTTAAAAGGATTAAAATTTACTTCACAATTTAATGGTGAGTATTATACTTGGAAACAATATAATTTCAATGACACAAAAAATATCTGGTTAGCAGCAAATCCTAACAAAGTGGATAGTGATTATGCTAAAGAATTTCCTAATGCAAATATTAATTTATTGACAAAAGGAAGAGAAGATTATTTCAATTGGAATTTGTCTAATTATTTGACATATAATAAGTTGTTTGCCAATATTCATGATGTAGAGGTGACAGCTGGTATTGAAACTTCGGTAAAAGGTCCAAGAGAAACACTTACTATTGCTAGAAAAAATGTAAACCCAGATTCTAATTATTGGGCATTGAATGATCCTAATGCTGGACATGGAGTTGAATATGCTGCATCAGTAACTAGCTTATATAATATAGTTTTCAACGAAACTAAATTGGCTTCTTATTTTGGACGTTTCCAATATAAATTAATGGATAGATATTTGGTTACTGGAACACTTAGACGTGATGGATCATCAAACTTTGGTAAAGATTACCGTTGGGGAACATTTCCTGCTTTCGGTTTAGGATGGGTGATAACAAAAGAAAGTTTTATGTCTGATGTTACAGCAATTAATTTGTTGAAATTAAGAGGAGGCTGGGGTAAATTAGGTAATCAAAATGTACCACTTAACAATCAATCTTACGCTTCTGGAAAAAATGCTTATTTAGGAGGTTCTATCCTAAATGAAGGTACTACAATTAGTTCTCAAATTGATCCTACTTTATCTTGGGAAATTACAGAGGAATCTTCTGTAGGTTTAGATTTCGAAATCTTAAATAGCAGATTAAAAGGAACTTTTGATTTGTATGACAAAAATACATCAAATGTAATTTTATATACAAAACCTTATATGACATCAGGTCTTACCGATCAGTCGCCATCACACGTAGGGGAAGTTTCAAACAAAGGTTATGAAATTTCATTGCGTTGGGATGATAAAATTGGCGACAATTTCAGTTATTGGATTGGTGGTAACTTCTCTAATAATAAAAACGAACTTACAGGTTTAAAAGATGCTATTTTATCTCCAGTTGTTGGTGGAAGTTTAGGAAATGGACAAACTACTAAATTATTGGATAATACTACAATTGGACAACCTTTAGGAAGTTTCTACATTTATGATTATGCTGGCTTTGACGCTACAAACGGAAAAATGTTGTACTATAACGCAGCAGGAGACAAAGTTACTCAAGATGCATTAAATGCAAATACAGACAGAAAATATGTTGGATCTAGTTTGCCAAAAACAAACTATGGAGTTACGTTAGGATTCAACTACAAAAACTTTGATTTTTCTGTTGACGGATATGGAACGGGCGGTGCTAAAGTTTACAATGGTAAAAAAGCACAACGTTTTGCAGGAGAAAATATTGAAGATGCAATCGCTACTGATTTCTGGACACCAAATAATTTGACAGCTTCAAACCCTGCACCATTTAATCAGGTACCAGTTGCTTCTACTTATTATTTAGAGTCAGGTGATTTCTTCAGAATCAACAATATTACTGTAGGATACAAATTGCCTATACAAGAAAATAATTTTATTAGCGCTTGCAGAATTTATGTAAATGCTATTAATCCATTTATTACACAAAAATTCTCAGGATTCTCTCCAGAATTAAATGGAGACGGAAATCCATATGGTACTCAAGGAGTTGAGCTTGATGCTTACCCAACATTGAGATCATTTGTAATTGGTGCTAATTTAAAATTTTAAAAAGATGAAAAAGATATATATTACAACGTTTGTGCTTTCGGCATTCTTTTTTACAGGATGTGCAGACGATTATTTAGATGTTCAGCAAACAGAAACTATTTCGACAAACGATACTGAGCTATATAATAATGACGCAGGAGCATCGCAGTTTGTAACTGCTATTTACAACAAGTTCTTAAATTGGGATATGACTTCTTTTGGTTGGATCGGATTATCAAGTATTACATCTGATGATGCTGATAAAGGATCTTCACCTGGAGATACTGGAACAGATAAAGATGTATTAGATGCGTTGACATACAATGCTTCTAATCCTTCAGCAGAAAGTACTTTTATTGCAAATTATGATGGAATTAATAGATGCAATCAGGCTTTGGCTATTCTTCCAAAATTAGACAAAGCAGATGCAAACCTTAGAAACAGACTTGCTGGTGAAGCTAAATTTTTAAGAGCTTTCATGTATTTTACTTTGGTAAAATGTTATGGAGGAGTTCCAATTGTAGACCATATACCTGTTCCAAGTTCAGAATCAGACAGAGTTATGCAATTAACACGTAAAACAGCCGCTGATGTTTACGCTTTTATTGAAAAAGATTTGAATGATGCAATCGCAGCATTGCCAGAAAAAGGTGCTTATTCTTCAAACGAAAGATCAAGAGCGTCAAAAGGCGCGGCTTATGCATTATTGGCAAAAGTAAGTTTGTATCAAAAGAAATGGCAGCAAGTAATCGAAAATTGTAATAAAGTTACGGGTTACTCACTTGTAAGTGATTATGCATCAATGTATAAAGCTACAGGTAAGTTTGATTCTGAGTCAATTTTCGAAATTTACGCACAAGGGGCTGTACCTGCAAAAGGAATTGAAGGATACTCAAATACGCAAGGTGCTCGTGGTACTGGCGGTTGGGGCTGGGGCTTCAACACACCATCTCAAAGTTTAGTAAATGCTTATGAGCCGGGTGATGTTAGAAAAGCGGCAACTATCATTTTTAGAGGGCAAACTTTATATGATGGTAGAGTGGTGCCAAATACAGTTGAAAACGAAAGATACAACTACAAAGCATATTCTTCTGCTTACACAGATGCATGGGAAACGGATGTTGATATCAAATATTTAAGATATGCTGAAGTTTTATTGATGAAAGCTGAGGCGTCGAATGAATTAGGTCAAACTTCTGCTGCGATTCCGTTATTGAACCAAGTTAGAAACAGAGCAGGACTAGGAAATACTGGCGCTAGCTCTCAGGCTGATGTTAGAACGGCAATTTGGAAAGAAAGAAGAGTAGAAATGGCTTTCGAACATGATAGATTCTTTGATTTAGTTAGAACTGGCCAGGCTAAAGCGGCTTTTGCAATTGATGGAAAAACTTTTACAGAAGGTAAAAATGAATTATTCCCAATTCCGGCATCATTCCTTAATCAAGCAAAAGGTTTATCATCTCAAAATCCTGGTTATTAATCCTTAAAAGACATTAAAATGAAAAAAAATAAATCTATTTTATTACTTTCTTTTGCTTTGGCTTCACAAATTTTTGTAAGCTGTGAGGATAGTATAGATAAAGTAAACAGCCCAATTCCATATGAGTCAATTGGCGGATATGAGAATTCAGATGATGTTGCACCAACCCATTTGCTAGCGAAATTCAGTTTTGATGGAAATATCAACGACTCAAAAGGTGGCATAACTGGCGGAACAGGAACAAATGTTTCGTATGACACAGGTGTAAAAGGAAGTGCTTACAAAGGCTCAGCAACTTCATTTATTGCATATAATAATGTTTCGAGTTCTATTGCTGGTTTAAAGAATATCACAATTTCAATGTGGATCAAAACTGATCCTCATACAGGCGGAGCTCAGTCATTGTTCATGCTTCCAAAGAAAACAGATTTCTGGGGTAATATTTTTACACTTATCGAAGGAACTGGACCAGCAACAACAATGCTGATGAAAAACCATATTCAAAGAGACGTTACGCCAAGTATTCCTTGGGCTGGACAATTTATTGAACATAATGGAGCAAATGTTTTGCCTAATATGTTTGGTGCTTGGAAACAGGTAATTTGGTCATACAATGGAACTAGTTCTACTTACAGTCTTTATATTGACGGACAAAAAATAGCTTTGCCGGCATCTCTTTCAAAAAGATACGCAAGTGATCCTGCAACAGGTGGTGGTCCTTTCGGTGAATTAGCTAACTCTGAAGTATCAAAATTCATTATTGGAGGTTATCAGCAACATTTAGGAGCGCCTTGGAATGCTCCTGATGGATGGATGCTGAACTATACTGGTTTAATGGACGAGTTTAGAATTTATGATGTTGCTCTTTCAGATAATGAAGTGACAGCTTTATACAAACTGGAGAAAGATAAAAGATAAGTATTTTTCAATACACCTGGAGGATTTCTTCCAGGTGTATTATTTAGTTAATATTATTTAGAACAAAATGAAAATTTCAATATACATAGTTGCTTTTTTGAGCTTTTTTAATTCATGCTCATCATCAACGCCAGAAGGATCAACAGGCGGAACCCCTTTGCCTACAAATCCAACGACACCAATTAAGCCGTTGACTGATACCGAAGCAATGGATCAGGTTCAAAAAGACGCAATAAAATATTTTTGGGATTATGCTGATCCGAATTCAAAATTGGCAAGAGAAAGATACTTGACAGAAGATCCAAGTTTTGAGTCCAATATTATAACAACAGGAGGTTCAGGTTTTGGATTAATGACAATTGTAGTAGGTGTAGAAAGAGGTTTTTTGCCAAGAGCCGAAGCTGTTTCTAGACTTACCACAGCATTAAACTTTCTTGAAAAAGCCGACAGATTTCATGGCGCATGGCCACACTGGATGGACAACACTTCTGGAAAAGTTATTCCGTTTGGAACAAAAGATAATGGAGGAGATTTAGTTGAAACTTCTTTCGTTTGTCAAGCTTTAATTACGATTAGAGAATATTTTAAAGATGGAAGCACTTCTGAAAAAGCTTTAGCTGCAAAAGCCGATGAACTTTGGAAAGGCGTAGAATGGGACTGGTACACAAAAGGAGAAAATGCTCTATATTGGCACTGGTCACCAAATTATGGCTGGGAAATGAATTTCAAATTGGAAGGATATAATGAATGTTTGATTACTTATGTAATGGCAGCTTCATCTCCAACACATCCAATTTCTGCAGAAGCTTATCACCAAGCTTGGGCAAGAAATGGCGCTATTGTAAATGGAGGCTCTCAATATGGTATTCCGGTGGTTTTAAGTTATAATGGAGCAGTTGGAAATGTTGGGCCAATGTTTTGGTCGCATTATTCGTATTTAGGTTTAGATCCAAATAACTTAAAAGACAAATATGCTGATTATTGGCAATTGACACAAAATCATGCTAAAATTATGGTTCAGTATAGTGTTGCTAACCCAAAAGGTTTCAAAGATTACTCTGATAAATGTTGGGGACTTACAGCCAGTTACACTCGTAATCCTGACGGAACAACGGGTTATACAGCACATCAGCCAAATAATGATAACGGTGTAATTTCGCCAACTGCGGCATTGTCATCTTTTCCATATACGCCAGTAGAATCAATGAAGTTTTTGCATTATTTGTATGATGATAATAAAGCAAAATTAGTTGGAATTGCAGGACCTTATGATGCTTTTTCTCCTCAGTACAATTGGGTAACAGCACGTTATTTGGCAATCGATCAAGGAACAATTGCTCCTATGGTTGAAAACTATAGAAGTGGTTTGTTGTGGAAATTGTTCATGAATGCATCAGATACAAAACAAGGATTGAAAAAACTTGGTTTTACATCAAGTAAATACGGAATTTAATTATACATCTCAATGAAATTTAAAGTAACGCTTTTAATCTTATTGTTTTCGGCAGTTGGTTTTTCTCAAACCGAAACTACAGGAAAAATCAATACAGTAATAATGGAAAAGTACGAGCTGGGTTACGCTTTGTACAAACCAGCAAATACTAAAGAAAAGAAGCCTTTGATCGTTTTTATTTCAGGAGATGGAGAAAAAGGAACTGATATCGTAAAAGTGAAAATTCATGGTCCTTTAAATTATTTAAAAACACATCAGTTGGATGCCTATGTTTTGGCTCCACAATGCAAGGAAGATGAAAATTGGAGTATTGAATCAATTTATGAATTGATTTTAAAAATTCAAAAGGAAAACAAAATTGATTCCGATAGAATATATGTTACGGGTTTAAGTTCGGGAGGATGGGCAACTTGGAATTTGGCGCTTTCTTATCCAGATATGTTTGCCGCAGTGGTACCGATTGCCGGTTTTGTGGATTTGATTCCGTTAGAAGGCGCTTGTAAAATTGCTCACATTCCGACCCGAATTTTCCACGGATTATTAGATGACGTAGTAAATGTTGAGTACGCGATGACCATTTATAAGGAATTAAAAAAATGCAATGCTAAAGATGTTCAGCTGACCATTTTTGATGATGCAGGACACAATAGCTGGACAAGGGTTTATGATAATGCAGCGATTTATGACTGGATGTTGCAACAGAAAAAAACGAATACAAACAAATAAATAAATTATAATGAAAAACAAATTAGTCTTACTTTTTTTAGGATGCGCTGTTTTGGGTTACGCTCAAAAAAAGCCAGCTAAAAATACAGTGAAAATTAAACCAAAGTCTGAATTTGTGGCGGAATTAATGTCAAAAATGACTTTAGACGAGAAATTGGGTCAGTTAAACTTGCCAACATCAGGTGATATTACCACAGGGCAGGCAAACAGCTCAAATGTGGCAAAAAATATTGCTGAAGGAAAAGTGGGCGGTTTGTTCAATATAAAATCAGTTCAAAAAATTAAAGAAGTACAAAAAATTGCGGTTGAAAAAAGCCGTTTAAAAATCCCGTTGCTTTTTGGTATGGACGTAATTCACGGTTACGAAACAACATTCCCAATTCCGCTTGGATTGTCTTGTACTTGGGATATGGGCTTGATTGAAAGAAGTGCTCAAATTGCCGCAAAAGAAGCAAGTGCTGACGGAATCAACTGGACATTTTCTCCAATGGTTGATATTTCTCGCGATCCAAGATGGGGAAGAGTTTCTGAAGGTTCTGGAGAAGATCCATACTTAGGAGGGCAGATTGCAAAAGCAATGGTAAACGGTTACCAGCAACACGATCTTTCTAAAAACAACTCAATTTTAGCTTGTGTTAAACACTTCGCATTATATGGAGCGCCAGAAGCTGGTCGTGATTACAATACTGTTGATATGAGCCACATCAGAATGTTTAATGATTATTTTCCTCCTTACAAAGCTGCAGTTGATGCAGGGGTAGGTTCGGTTATGGCTTCTTTCAACGAAGTTGACGGAATTCCAGCAACTGGAAACAAATGGTTAATGACAGATGTTTTGAGAAAACAATGGGGCTTCAAAGGTTTCGTAGTAACTGATTTTACAGGAATTCCTGAAATGATCGAGCACGGAATGGGTAATCTTCAAGATGTTTCTGCCTTAGCTTTAAATGCTGGTGTTGAAATGGATATGGTTGGAGAAGGTTTCTTAGGAACTTTGAAAAAATCTTTGGATGAAAAAAGAGTTTCTATCGAAACAATCGACAATGCTGTAAAACTTATTTTAGAAGCAAAATATGATTTAGGATTATTTGAAGATCCTTATAAATATTGTGACGAAAAAAGAGCAAAAACTGAAATCTTTACAATGGATAGCAGAAAAGAAGCGCGTCAAATTGCTGCGCAGTCATTGGTTTTATTAAAAAATCAAAACCAATTATTGCCTCTTAAAAAATCAGGAACAATTGGTTTGATTGGACCTTTGGCTGATGCTAAAGAAAACATGCCAGGAACTTGGAGTGTAGCTACAAAAATGGAAAATGCAGTTTCATTATTAGCTGGAATAAAAGAAGTTGCCGGAGCGGGAACTAAAGTTTTATACGCTAAAGGCAGCAATTTAGATTACGATGAAACTTTTGAAACTAACGCTACAATGTTTGGAAAAACATTACACCGTGACGGACGCTCAAAAGAAGAATTATTAGCAGAAGCTTTAAAAGTGGCTGAGCAATCTGATGTAATTGTTGCGGCTTTAGGAGAATCTGCAGAAATGAGTGGAGAATCTAGTAGCCGTACAAACTTACAGATTCCACAAGCGCAAAAAGATTTATTGAACGCTTTATTAAAAACAGGAAAACCAGTTGTTTTAGTTTTATTTGACGGACGTCCGTTAGTAATTACTGACGAAGAAAAAACGGTTCCAGCGATCTTAAATGCTTGGTTCGCTGGTACAGAAGCTGGTTATGCAATTGCTGATGTTTTATTTGGTGATGTAAATCCTTCAGGAAAATTGACTACAACTTTCCCAAGAAGCGTTGGTCAATTGCCAATTTACTACGCACATAAAAATACGGGACGACCACTTTCTAATACAGAAGGTAAATTCGAAAAATTCAGATCAAACTATATTGACGAAAGAAATGAGCCTTTATTCCCATTCGGATTTGGATTAAGCTACACGACTTTTGATTATTCAAACCTGAAAATTTCTTCAGATAAAATGAATGCATCTGGAAAATTAAAAGTAACTGTTGATGTAACAAATACTGGAAATTTTGACGGAAAAGAAACCGTTCAATTATACATCAGAGATTTAGTTGGTTCAGTAACAAGACCAGTTAGAGAACTAAAAGGTTTCCAAAAAATAGCGCTTAAAAAAGGCGAGAAACAAACCGTAAGTTTTGATATTACTGTTGAAGATTTAAAATTTTATAACTCTGATTTACAATTCGTAGCAGAGCCTGGACAGTTTGATGTTTTCGTTGGAGGAAATTCGACTGCCGACAAGAAAGTTAGTTTTGAGTTAACTAAATAGTTGGTTTATTGGTTAGTTAAGAGCCCTTCATTTGGAGGGCTTTTTTTCTAAAAGACAAGCACACTTTAATCTTTAAAAGCCATGAATATTTTCAAAAAAGCACATACTTTCTTTTTCTTAAGTTTATTATTTGCGTTCTCTTTCTGTAATGCGCAAAAAAATGCCATTGTAGCGCATAGAGGTGCTTGGAAAAAAAATAATCTTCCAGAAAATTCGATTGCTTCTTTACGGCATGCAATCGACTTAAAACTGCCAGGATCAGAATTTGATGTTTGGAGAACAGCCGATGATTCGCTTGTCATCAATCACGATGCACATTTTAATAAATTGTTGATTGAGCAGACAAATTATGCCGATTTGATAAAGTTTCAATTATCAAATGGCGAAAAACTTCCAACACTACATGAATATATTTCGGAAGGAAAAAGAAAAAACAAAAGAACGCTTTTGGTTTGCGAAATAAAGCCTTCAGAAATCAGTAAAGAGCGCGGAAAAGAAACAGCTATAAGAGCGGTTGAAGTGATCAAAAAACTCAAAGCAGATAGAATTACGTGCTATATAAGTTTTGATTATGACATTCTAAAACAAATTAGAGCGATAGATGCTAAAACTTCGCTTCAATATTTAGAAGGAAATAAATCTCCAAAAGAAGTTAAAGCAGACAATATCAATGGTGTTGATTACCATTTTTCCGTTTTTCAGAAGCATCCCGAATGGATCCAAGAAGCAAAGGATAATAATATTATTCTAAATGCTTGGACTGTCAATGATGCAAAAGACATGGATTGGATTATCGAAAATAAATTCAATTATATCACTACAAATGAACCGGAACTTTTAAAGGAAAGAGTAAAGGCAAAAAAATAATCTCGCAACCTTTATAAAATACAAACCAAATCATGAAAAAAATATTTAAACAAATGAGATTGCCAATTGTATTGTTTTTGATCGTTTTCAAAAGCAATATGTTGGCTCAAAATACGACTGGAAAAACAGAATGGTTTGACCCTAATAAACCTGCGACAACGTATTGTAATCCAATAAATATAGGTTATAATTATACGACTTACAATCACAACGGAATTCCGTATTCTCGTCGTTCAAGTGCTGATCCTGTCATTATTACGTATAAAGGCGAATATTATTTATTTGCTACCAATCAGGCAGGATTTTTTTGGAGTAAAGACATGTCAAATTGGAATTTCGTTTACGGAAGTTTTCAAAGACAACCGGGCGATGACGATCAATGTGCTCCAGCGGCTTGGGTTGTAAATGATACTTTGTTTTATGTAGGCTCAACCTGGAAAAGAGATCACCCAATCTGGAAAACCGCTGATCCAAAATCAGGTCGTTGGATACGTCACGTAGATAAAGCAATGTTGCCGACTTGGGACCCGGCAATTTTTCAGGATGACGACAAAAAAGTGTACATGTACTACGGTTCAAGCGGAAAATTACCGCTAGTTGGTGTTGAGGTTGATTATAATACTTGGCTTCCAAAAGGAAATCAAGCAGATTACGCGACATTATATAAAGCTACCGAAGTTGAAGATATTCAAAAACCATATGGACAAATTA comes from Flavobacterium sp. KACC 22761 and encodes:
- a CDS encoding SusC/RagA family TonB-linked outer membrane protein, which codes for MKNFIFSFLALLLLPTYMMGQAQAIKGKVVDSNGMGVPGAIISAPESRTSADADFDGNFTINAKVGETLKISMLGFDSVSVPATAGAMSITLKEAGDTALKEVVVIGYGTRKKVDNTTAISSIKAEEITKTKVINASQAIQGKAAGVQVISSDLPGSTPSVVIRGLGTALGGRNPLYIVDGMQTENINNINANDITSYEILKDASALAIYGTRAANGVIIITTKKGTGDKVSVEIESFGGVRQPLKKVKMAGSNKYAYYSNAALQSTTFSQDQPVNTDWFDEITRTGSYTQNNVSISGSSEHIKYFFSLGNYEEKAVLNGLDYGRTTFRNNNEYKISKKLTLNQTFSFTSANSSPKPLSAFTNAYKQSPIVPVYFPDGKYGVSRVGDNGFASETGSSFNNVGNPVAQLDFYDEQQKSVTLQGGLKLDYEILKGLKFTSQFNGEYYTWKQYNFNDTKNIWLAANPNKVDSDYAKEFPNANINLLTKGREDYFNWNLSNYLTYNKLFANIHDVEVTAGIETSVKGPRETLTIARKNVNPDSNYWALNDPNAGHGVEYAASVTSLYNIVFNETKLASYFGRFQYKLMDRYLVTGTLRRDGSSNFGKDYRWGTFPAFGLGWVITKESFMSDVTAINLLKLRGGWGKLGNQNVPLNNQSYASGKNAYLGGSILNEGTTISSQIDPTLSWEITEESSVGLDFEILNSRLKGTFDLYDKNTSNVILYTKPYMTSGLTDQSPSHVGEVSNKGYEISLRWDDKIGDNFSYWIGGNFSNNKNELTGLKDAILSPVVGGSLGNGQTTKLLDNTTIGQPLGSFYIYDYAGFDATNGKMLYYNAAGDKVTQDALNANTDRKYVGSSLPKTNYGVTLGFNYKNFDFSVDGYGTGGAKVYNGKKAQRFAGENIEDAIATDFWTPNNLTASNPAPFNQVPVASTYYLESGDFFRINNITVGYKLPIQENNFISACRIYVNAINPFITQKFSGFSPELNGDGNPYGTQGVELDAYPTLRSFVIGANLKF
- a CDS encoding RagB/SusD family nutrient uptake outer membrane protein; its protein translation is MKKIYITTFVLSAFFFTGCADDYLDVQQTETISTNDTELYNNDAGASQFVTAIYNKFLNWDMTSFGWIGLSSITSDDADKGSSPGDTGTDKDVLDALTYNASNPSAESTFIANYDGINRCNQALAILPKLDKADANLRNRLAGEAKFLRAFMYFTLVKCYGGVPIVDHIPVPSSESDRVMQLTRKTAADVYAFIEKDLNDAIAALPEKGAYSSNERSRASKGAAYALLAKVSLYQKKWQQVIENCNKVTGYSLVSDYASMYKATGKFDSESIFEIYAQGAVPAKGIEGYSNTQGARGTGGWGWGFNTPSQSLVNAYEPGDVRKAATIIFRGQTLYDGRVVPNTVENERYNYKAYSSAYTDAWETDVDIKYLRYAEVLLMKAEASNELGQTSAAIPLLNQVRNRAGLGNTGASSQADVRTAIWKERRVEMAFEHDRFFDLVRTGQAKAAFAIDGKTFTEGKNELFPIPASFLNQAKGLSSQNPGY
- a CDS encoding LamG-like jellyroll fold domain-containing protein gives rise to the protein MKKNKSILLLSFALASQIFVSCEDSIDKVNSPIPYESIGGYENSDDVAPTHLLAKFSFDGNINDSKGGITGGTGTNVSYDTGVKGSAYKGSATSFIAYNNVSSSIAGLKNITISMWIKTDPHTGGAQSLFMLPKKTDFWGNIFTLIEGTGPATTMLMKNHIQRDVTPSIPWAGQFIEHNGANVLPNMFGAWKQVIWSYNGTSSTYSLYIDGQKIALPASLSKRYASDPATGGGPFGELANSEVSKFIIGGYQQHLGAPWNAPDGWMLNYTGLMDEFRIYDVALSDNEVTALYKLEKDKR
- a CDS encoding glucoamylase family protein yields the protein MKISIYIVAFLSFFNSCSSSTPEGSTGGTPLPTNPTTPIKPLTDTEAMDQVQKDAIKYFWDYADPNSKLARERYLTEDPSFESNIITTGGSGFGLMTIVVGVERGFLPRAEAVSRLTTALNFLEKADRFHGAWPHWMDNTSGKVIPFGTKDNGGDLVETSFVCQALITIREYFKDGSTSEKALAAKADELWKGVEWDWYTKGENALYWHWSPNYGWEMNFKLEGYNECLITYVMAASSPTHPISAEAYHQAWARNGAIVNGGSQYGIPVVLSYNGAVGNVGPMFWSHYSYLGLDPNNLKDKYADYWQLTQNHAKIMVQYSVANPKGFKDYSDKCWGLTASYTRNPDGTTGYTAHQPNNDNGVISPTAALSSFPYTPVESMKFLHYLYDDNKAKLVGIAGPYDAFSPQYNWVTARYLAIDQGTIAPMVENYRSGLLWKLFMNASDTKQGLKKLGFTSSKYGI
- a CDS encoding prolyl oligopeptidase family serine peptidase, coding for MKFKVTLLILLFSAVGFSQTETTGKINTVIMEKYELGYALYKPANTKEKKPLIVFISGDGEKGTDIVKVKIHGPLNYLKTHQLDAYVLAPQCKEDENWSIESIYELILKIQKENKIDSDRIYVTGLSSGGWATWNLALSYPDMFAAVVPIAGFVDLIPLEGACKIAHIPTRIFHGLLDDVVNVEYAMTIYKELKKCNAKDVQLTIFDDAGHNSWTRVYDNAAIYDWMLQQKKTNTNK